One Helianthus annuus cultivar XRQ/B chromosome 7, HanXRQr2.0-SUNRISE, whole genome shotgun sequence genomic region harbors:
- the LOC110906808 gene encoding proline-rich extensin-like protein EPR1, with protein MAPEQAVALDPILEHDPVHVGIPIEPVIADPPIDDHLMDAPLLEGDHVVAADPVVPPPVVDIPVDQPVDHIAPFPPVVPPVSPFHVAPFDPTSTPFLWPSPPVMPPTDPYHPFHMGHINFEKLPTRHAPCVQLAQL; from the exons atggctcctgagcaggcagttGCTTTAGACCCTATACTTGAGCATGACCCTGTGCATGTTGGCATCCCTATTGAGCCTGTTATAGCTGACCCGCCTATCGATGATCACCTTATGGATGCTCCATTGCTGGAGGGTGATCACGTCGTTGCTGCCGATCCTGTTGTTCCCCCACCTGTtgttgatatacctgttgaccaaCCTGTCGATCACATTGCGCCC tttccacctgttgtACCCCCTGTTTCTCCttttcatgtggcaccttttgatcccacCAGTACGCCATTCCTTTGGCCGTCACCGCCTGTCATGCCACCGACTGATCCTTACCATCCGTTCCACATGGGACACATCAACTTTGAAAAGTTACCAACACGCCATGCGCCATGtgtccagttggctcaactttgA